A part of Methanohalobium evestigatum Z-7303 genomic DNA contains:
- the cofH gene encoding 7,8-didemethyl-8-hydroxy-5-deazariboflavin synthase subunit CofH, which yields MVIEYSCIPNDIVHRARKGECTREDGIYLFNVEPFELFSLADRLRYESVGNDVTYIINRNINFTNQCEGTCGFCAFRNSSESGYIYSINEITEKVKDETGLYLTEICIQGGLLQDVDIDFYKNILESVKKEAPDIHIHAFSPMEIYHLSKINNLSVKKTLQELKNSGLDSMPGTAAEILSDRVREIICPDKLTTDEWINVVKLAHKTGIPTTSTMMYGHIETLEERIDHILTIRKIQEETNGITEFVPLPFMLSNNPIGEQIKTEGRFGTTGIEDLKIHAIARILLHGYVNNIQASWVKLGKKLAQVALYHGANDLGGTLIEESISKSAGSKEGEFVSPDEFRWLIESAGKNPKQRDTLYQIV from the coding sequence ATGGTAATCGAATATTCCTGTATTCCTAATGATATTGTACATAGAGCCAGAAAAGGTGAATGTACAAGAGAGGACGGAATTTATCTGTTCAATGTAGAACCGTTTGAACTCTTTTCACTTGCTGACAGACTGCGTTATGAATCCGTAGGAAATGATGTCACCTATATTATCAACCGAAATATCAACTTTACCAACCAGTGTGAAGGTACTTGTGGGTTCTGTGCATTCAGAAACAGCAGCGAATCTGGGTATATCTATTCAATAAATGAAATTACGGAAAAGGTTAAAGATGAAACCGGGTTGTATCTGACCGAGATATGTATACAGGGCGGATTGCTTCAGGATGTTGACATTGATTTTTACAAAAACATACTCGAATCTGTAAAAAAAGAAGCTCCAGATATACACATACATGCATTTTCACCAATGGAAATATACCATCTATCTAAAATAAACAACCTTAGTGTTAAAAAAACACTGCAAGAATTAAAAAACAGTGGTCTTGATTCAATGCCCGGTACTGCTGCAGAAATACTTTCTGATAGAGTGCGTGAAATAATATGTCCGGATAAACTGACTACTGATGAATGGATAAACGTTGTAAAACTTGCCCACAAAACAGGCATACCAACTACTTCCACCATGATGTATGGACACATCGAAACTCTTGAAGAACGTATAGACCACATATTAACAATCAGAAAAATCCAGGAAGAAACAAATGGAATTACTGAATTCGTGCCTCTTCCTTTCATGCTTTCAAACAATCCGATTGGAGAACAGATAAAAACAGAAGGCAGATTTGGTACAACAGGTATAGAAGATTTAAAAATCCATGCTATTGCACGAATACTTCTTCATGGATATGTTAATAATATACAGGCAAGCTGGGTGAAACTCGGTAAAAAACTTGCCCAGGTTGCACTATATCATGGTGCCAATGACCTCGGAGGCACTTTGATAGAAGAAAGTATTTCTAAATCCGCGGGTTCCAAAGAAGGTGAATTTGTTTCTCCTGATGAATTTAGATGGCTTATTGAAAGTGCAGGAAAGAATCCAAAACAAAGAGACACTTTATACCAGATTGTATAA
- the fpoI gene encoding F420H2 dehydrogenase subunit FpoI — translation MVLENIVKAIKSIYQPPVTIMCPEEKSRGIPERFKGLQVLDKSKCIGCGICANTCPNNAIKIVRSRVSKTSDKQRWFPEIDIGHCMFCGLCIDQCPQDALSSSKIYTSGVVKWNHEDLLFTPDELAREVDIGEDEYNEEELEK, via the coding sequence ATGGTATTAGAAAATATTGTAAAGGCAATCAAAAGTATATACCAACCTCCTGTAACCATAATGTGTCCTGAAGAAAAATCAAGAGGTATCCCTGAGAGGTTCAAAGGGCTTCAGGTACTTGATAAAAGCAAATGTATAGGTTGTGGTATTTGTGCCAATACGTGTCCCAATAACGCAATCAAGATTGTAAGATCAAGAGTAAGTAAAACAAGCGATAAACAGAGATGGTTCCCTGAAATTGATATTGGACACTGTATGTTTTGTGGATTATGTATTGATCAATGTCCTCAGGATGCTCTCTCAAGTTCTAAAATTTACACTTCCGGTGTAGTAAAGTGGAATCATGAAGATTTACTTTTTACACCTGATGAACTTGCACGGGAAGTAGATATTGGAGAAGATGAATATAACGAAGAAGAATTGGAGAAATAA
- the fpoC gene encoding F420H2 dehydrogenase subunit FpoC — MDAKTIVDSLSRTFPEAISDATVKSDIRVTAYVDKDHVKEVCEYLKNDLDFNHLCCESGVDYILRNEFEVVYHIASYEHPVILALKARLNRDDPVIESIVDVYWNANWYERETYELFGIMFKYHPNLKPLVLPEDLLGDWPLRKDYEGFPQKTAKNLV, encoded by the coding sequence ATGGATGCAAAAACAATTGTCGATTCATTATCCCGCACATTTCCTGAAGCTATATCTGATGCCACTGTTAAATCAGATATCCGGGTAACAGCATATGTAGACAAAGACCATGTAAAAGAAGTTTGTGAATATCTTAAAAATGACCTTGATTTCAACCACCTATGTTGTGAATCAGGAGTAGATTATATATTAAGGAATGAATTCGAAGTGGTCTATCATATAGCATCCTATGAGCATCCAGTAATACTGGCTTTAAAAGCAAGATTAAACAGGGATGACCCTGTGATTGAATCCATTGTCGATGTTTACTGGAATGCTAACTGGTATGAAAGAGAAACCTATGAATTATTTGGAATCATGTTCAAGTATCATCCTAATCTTAAACCGCTTGTTCTTCCAGAAGATTTGCTTGGAGATTGGCCTCTAAGAAAGGATTATGAAGGATTTCCACAAAAAACAGCCAAAAATCTGGTGTAA
- a CDS encoding phytoene desaturase family protein produces the protein MKTIVVGSGLGGLLSAAYLAKSGHDVEVFEALPFTGGRFTNIDYKGFKLSTGALHMVPHGDSGPLSQMLKKLNADVNIVTSNPSSVIRMPANDNDTDYKNGFRDMAFHDFKVPFSLINRIKIAFLAFTTKYFPPKKGTFDDWIKHHINEKWATRIANSFCGWSISLKSSDVSAKEVFEIISNLYRYSGPGVPTGGCKGITNALVEIIQENGGKIYTGKEVTEIITSNNHAKGVVADGDKYYSDLIISDIGHIETNRLCKNVTETEEYVQYKNQLQNIKSSAGIKISLACDEPLIGHGGVVLTPYSKRIDGMNEVTNVDKTLAPEGKHLVMTHQCLRWDRLDDIEEEIELGLQDIRDIFLNKDYEVLMVQSYHDGWPVNRSASSQDLSNKTPISNLYVVGDGAKGEGGIEIEGITLGVLNTMDMVLS, from the coding sequence ATGAAGACTATTGTTGTAGGTTCAGGTCTTGGTGGTTTGCTTAGTGCAGCATATCTTGCAAAAAGTGGACACGATGTTGAAGTTTTTGAAGCTTTACCCTTTACAGGAGGGCGGTTCACAAATATCGATTATAAAGGTTTCAAACTTTCAACAGGTGCACTGCACATGGTTCCACACGGTGATTCAGGACCGCTTTCCCAGATGTTAAAAAAACTGAATGCTGATGTCAATATTGTTACTTCCAATCCATCCTCTGTTATACGCATGCCTGCAAATGATAATGATACCGACTATAAAAATGGGTTCAGGGACATGGCTTTTCATGACTTTAAAGTACCATTTTCATTAATAAACAGAATAAAAATTGCTTTCCTTGCTTTTACAACCAAATACTTTCCCCCAAAAAAAGGAACATTTGATGACTGGATTAAACATCATATTAATGAAAAATGGGCTACAAGAATCGCCAACTCATTCTGTGGGTGGTCTATAAGTCTTAAAAGCTCGGATGTATCAGCAAAAGAAGTTTTTGAAATCATTTCAAATTTGTACCGCTATTCAGGACCCGGTGTTCCAACGGGCGGGTGTAAAGGTATTACAAATGCTCTTGTAGAGATAATCCAAGAAAATGGTGGGAAAATATATACCGGTAAAGAAGTTACTGAAATAATCACATCTAATAATCATGCTAAAGGTGTTGTCGCTGACGGAGATAAATATTATTCAGACCTAATTATAAGCGATATTGGACATATAGAGACCAACAGACTATGTAAAAACGTTACAGAAACTGAAGAATATGTCCAATATAAAAACCAGTTACAGAATATAAAATCATCTGCAGGTATTAAAATATCATTAGCATGTGATGAACCTTTAATAGGTCACGGTGGAGTGGTTCTTACTCCATATTCAAAACGAATAGATGGAATGAATGAAGTAACTAATGTGGACAAAACCCTTGCTCCTGAAGGAAAACATCTTGTTATGACGCATCAATGTTTGCGGTGGGACAGACTTGATGATATAGAAGAGGAAATTGAACTTGGCCTGCAAGATATAAGAGACATATTTTTAAACAAAGATTATGAAGTTTTAATGGTGCAGTCCTATCATGACGGGTGGCCTGTCAACAGGTCGGCATCCAGCCAAGATTTATCCAACAAAACACCTATATCCAACCTCTATGTAGTGGGCGATGGTGCTAAAGGAGAAGGTGGTATAGAAATAGAAGGTATTACACTGGGTGTTTTAAATACAATGGATATGGTTTTATCCTGA
- the fpoH gene encoding F420H2 dehydrogenase subunit FpoH: MVMDIIAGSYDLLLEYLTNPWIRGYLGLSLIGFIFVSAMAAVWLERKISADVQFRIGPCRVGPIGIFQLIADAIKLFTKEDIVPRKADSIMFRSAPIFLMVSVFLMLVAIPIGAIVINGVAYPLVVTDMDISILYVEAVSSISIIGVFMVAYSSNNKYALLGAFRNFARMVGYEIPFGISIIAVAITTGSLNIIEIVENQTIWNVILQPIGFFVFFVALMGDLGRLPFDQTEAEQEVVAGWITEYSGMRFGLGFFAEYIHMVLGSFLVVLLFLGGWNLPGLGLLTSIPVIGFIMPTLVFLGKSAIVLAFIILLRWAVPRFRIDQVVDLGWKRIIPLSIVNLIWAIALGLFLGA; this comes from the coding sequence ATGGTGATGGATATTATAGCAGGTTCATATGACCTTTTACTGGAATATTTAACCAATCCCTGGATAAGGGGATATTTAGGACTGTCTTTGATAGGTTTTATATTCGTCAGTGCAATGGCTGCTGTATGGCTTGAAAGAAAAATATCAGCTGATGTTCAATTCAGAATCGGACCATGTCGAGTAGGCCCTATAGGAATTTTCCAGTTGATAGCGGATGCCATCAAATTGTTTACAAAAGAAGACATAGTACCCAGAAAAGCTGACAGTATTATGTTCAGGTCAGCACCCATATTCCTGATGGTATCTGTTTTTTTAATGCTTGTAGCAATACCTATTGGAGCGATTGTCATAAATGGTGTTGCATATCCACTTGTTGTGACTGATATGGATATCAGTATACTCTATGTAGAAGCAGTTTCATCGATATCAATTATCGGTGTATTCATGGTTGCATACAGTTCAAACAACAAGTATGCATTGCTCGGTGCATTCCGTAATTTTGCAAGAATGGTTGGTTATGAAATACCGTTTGGTATTAGTATAATAGCCGTTGCAATAACCACAGGGTCGTTAAATATTATAGAAATCGTCGAAAATCAGACAATATGGAACGTTATCTTACAACCGATTGGATTTTTCGTGTTTTTCGTGGCTCTAATGGGTGACCTTGGTAGACTTCCGTTTGACCAGACAGAAGCAGAGCAGGAAGTTGTTGCAGGATGGATAACCGAATATAGTGGTATGAGGTTTGGTCTCGGTTTCTTTGCTGAATATATACATATGGTACTGGGTTCATTTCTGGTTGTATTGCTCTTTTTGGGAGGATGGAACCTTCCAGGTCTTGGACTACTGACATCCATTCCTGTAATAGGATTTATTATGCCGACGCTGGTATTTTTGGGTAAAAGCGCTATAGTTCTGGCTTTTATCATACTGTTAAGATGGGCAGTTCCAAGATTCAGAATCGATCAGGTAGTAGACCTGGGATGGAAGAGGATTATACCATTATCAATTGTAAACCTAATATGGGCAATAGCACTTGGCCTGTTCCTTGGAGCGTGA
- a CDS encoding 4Fe-4S binding protein, whose amino-acid sequence MSINVNRYKCGYCGACVGVCPEGALELVETFIEADNKCTGCGLCAKICPVGAIEVVR is encoded by the coding sequence TTGAGTATCAATGTTAACAGATACAAATGCGGTTATTGCGGTGCATGTGTAGGAGTATGCCCTGAAGGTGCACTTGAACTTGTAGAAACATTTATTGAAGCAGACAACAAATGCACTGGATGCGGACTCTGCGCCAAAATATGCCCTGTCGGCGCTATTGAGGTGGTCAGATGA
- a CDS encoding 4Fe-4S binding protein, whose translation MVDIILINDNLEDVTGEFAMKINDKCVGCGQCAAICKNDAIQVWGKAKITQNCTNCKICSYYCPLNAIEVT comes from the coding sequence TTGGTTGATATAATTTTAATCAACGACAATTTGGAAGATGTTACTGGTGAATTTGCCATGAAAATAAACGATAAGTGTGTCGGATGTGGACAATGCGCAGCTATTTGTAAAAATGATGCAATTCAAGTATGGGGAAAAGCAAAAATAACACAGAATTGCACAAATTGTAAAATTTGTTCCTATTACTGCCCGTTAAATGCCATAGAGGTGACATAA
- the fpoJ gene encoding F420H2 dehydrogenase subunit FpoJ encodes MLGKIINVIVALLVVLLFLGMIGVSVIGTGWDTVEELPQTPEDQSNIERIGVSVFTKYVVPFEIMAIVLLSALIGAFYMGRGADSK; translated from the coding sequence ATGTTAGGTAAAATTATAAACGTTATAGTAGCACTTCTGGTAGTTCTATTATTCCTGGGCATGATTGGTGTTTCAGTAATTGGAACAGGTTGGGACACAGTAGAAGAGCTCCCCCAAACCCCAGAAGACCAGAGTAATATAGAACGGATAGGTGTATCGGTTTTTACCAAATATGTAGTACCCTTTGAAATCATGGCTATAGTATTGTTATCGGCACTTATAGGTGCTTTTTATATGGGCAGAGGAGCTGATAGTAAATGA
- the fpoD gene encoding F420H2 dehydrogenase subunit FpoD: protein MDELEELESTEMLIHIGPQHPAQPGPFRLNLKVKGETVTDAQVELGFIHKGIEKILESKTYLQGIPIVDRMCYLGALSNEEAFCGCVEQLAGIEVPERAQYIRVITEELSRIQSHLLGFGEFSEFIGYQSMFMYTIKERENVLSLLDSITGARITHTFLKFGGVREDLPPGFKDKFTRTMEQLKSTVLDEYERLLKSDTIYKDRTVGVGVLSPEVAKEVGVAGPVLRATGVPFDIRKDEPYLVYDDLDFKVCTQKEGDSYARIMVRLNEIRESIYIIEQALDQIPDGPIFPENTPYGKRTPTMRVPEGEVFNRVENPRGEMGIYMVSDGSDKPYRVKVRGPAYPTLQALPPVLRGVYVADVNTIAGSMDGCTSEVDR from the coding sequence ATGGACGAATTAGAAGAATTAGAATCAACAGAAATGTTAATTCATATAGGTCCTCAGCATCCGGCACAACCTGGACCATTCAGACTTAATCTGAAAGTCAAAGGAGAAACTGTAACAGATGCTCAGGTTGAACTTGGTTTTATTCATAAAGGTATAGAAAAAATACTTGAAAGTAAAACCTATTTACAGGGTATACCGATTGTAGACAGAATGTGCTATCTGGGTGCGTTGAGTAATGAAGAAGCATTTTGCGGATGTGTTGAACAACTTGCAGGGATTGAAGTTCCTGAAAGGGCTCAATACATCAGAGTAATAACAGAGGAATTATCAAGGATTCAGAGTCATTTATTAGGATTTGGTGAATTTTCTGAATTTATCGGATACCAATCAATGTTTATGTACACCATCAAGGAAAGAGAAAATGTACTTTCGTTGCTTGATAGTATAACAGGAGCAAGAATAACACATACTTTCCTGAAATTTGGGGGTGTGCGCGAGGACTTGCCGCCCGGTTTCAAGGATAAGTTTACAAGGACAATGGAACAACTCAAATCAACTGTTCTTGATGAATATGAAAGACTTTTAAAGTCGGATACTATTTACAAAGACCGCACAGTTGGTGTAGGTGTTTTAAGCCCAGAAGTTGCTAAAGAAGTTGGAGTAGCAGGACCTGTACTCCGTGCAACGGGAGTACCATTTGATATCAGAAAAGATGAACCTTACCTTGTTTATGATGACCTTGATTTCAAGGTATGTACACAAAAGGAAGGGGACTCTTATGCACGTATTATGGTGCGTCTTAATGAAATCCGTGAAAGTATCTATATAATCGAACAGGCACTGGACCAGATTCCAGATGGTCCTATATTCCCTGAAAATACACCCTATGGAAAAAGAACACCTACAATGAGAGTACCAGAAGGTGAAGTCTTCAACAGAGTAGAAAATCCACGCGGGGAAATGGGAATTTATATGGTTTCAGATGGTTCTGATAAACCTTATCGTGTAAAAGTTAGAGGTCCAGCATATCCTACATTACAGGCTCTTCCGCCGGTTTTGAGAGGAGTTTATGTGGCAGATGTTAACACTATTGCTGGAAGTATGGATGGATGTACAAGTGAAGTGGACAGGTGA
- the cofC gene encoding 2-phospho-L-lactate guanylyltransferase, which produces MRAVIPYKKTKAKSRLSSVLTLKEREEFVESMLKDVVNTLSDAQIKNIDVLTTTSNSIPDNLDVKVITSEHGLNEAINSYLKNIQEPVLIIMADLPLVKSNHITDIINTKKDVVIVPGKGGGTNILYLKKPEKFTVKYYGSSFLTHCNIAKKNLNAVEIYDSFLASTDIDEPHDLVEILLHGQGLSRKYIEKKFEIDDSRGRLKLKC; this is translated from the coding sequence ATGAGAGCCGTTATCCCATACAAAAAAACGAAGGCAAAATCAAGGCTTTCATCTGTTTTAACACTCAAAGAGCGTGAAGAATTTGTAGAAAGCATGTTAAAAGATGTTGTTAACACACTTTCAGATGCTCAAATAAAAAATATAGATGTGTTGACCACAACTTCAAACAGTATACCTGATAACCTTGATGTTAAGGTTATTACAAGCGAACACGGATTAAATGAAGCTATTAATTCTTATTTGAAAAACATACAAGAACCAGTACTTATTATTATGGCTGACTTGCCGCTTGTTAAATCAAACCATATAACAGATATTATCAATACAAAAAAGGATGTAGTTATTGTTCCGGGAAAAGGAGGAGGTACAAATATACTTTATCTGAAAAAACCCGAAAAGTTTACTGTTAAATACTATGGTTCAAGTTTTCTTACCCACTGTAACATCGCAAAGAAAAACCTGAATGCAGTGGAAATATACGATTCATTTCTGGCAAGTACTGACATAGACGAACCGCATGACCTTGTAGAAATTTTATTGCATGGTCAGGGATTATCCAGAAAATATATAGAAAAAAAATTTGAAATCGATGATTCCAGAGGCAGGTTAAAACTTAAATGTTAA
- the cofG gene encoding 7,8-didemethyl-8-hydroxy-5-deazariboflavin synthase subunit CofG produces MFNHSLTMPIPEFVTYCRNVFIPVTNICRNRCGYCGFRRDPDDPQAQLMSVDEIIPILKKGYESGCTEALFTFGESAEEVPEYRYWLYEMGYSSTVEYVMELCETAIDNGLLPHTNAGVLDKKQLTMLKPLNASMGLMLETISKLDAHENSPGKIPEKRIETIKLAGQLKIPFTTGILVGIGETANNRIESLNEIKKLHEKYGHIQEVIIQNFTPKPETPMSNYPSPSLSTISETVSYAREILPDDVTIQVPPNLTDPYLLIKNGASDLGGISPTTIDWINPESEWPDIVELENIIPDIPLKERLPIHPKYIQKGWYSDRLNKIIDNLADENGYRKT; encoded by the coding sequence ATGTTCAATCATTCTTTAACTATGCCTATACCTGAATTTGTTACCTACTGCAGGAATGTATTTATTCCGGTGACCAATATTTGTAGAAACAGGTGTGGATACTGTGGTTTTAGACGTGACCCCGATGATCCTCAGGCACAGCTCATGTCTGTGGATGAAATCATCCCAATATTAAAAAAAGGATATGAATCCGGATGTACTGAAGCCCTTTTTACTTTTGGAGAGTCAGCAGAAGAAGTACCTGAATACAGATACTGGCTCTATGAAATGGGTTATAGTTCTACTGTAGAGTATGTGATGGAACTATGTGAAACTGCTATTGATAATGGACTGCTGCCTCATACCAATGCTGGTGTTCTTGATAAAAAACAACTGACAATGCTAAAACCATTAAACGCCAGTATGGGACTGATGCTTGAGACAATATCCAAACTTGATGCACATGAAAATAGTCCCGGAAAAATTCCAGAAAAAAGAATTGAAACTATTAAATTAGCAGGCCAATTGAAAATCCCCTTCACAACCGGTATCCTTGTAGGTATCGGGGAAACAGCAAATAATAGAATTGAATCATTAAATGAAATCAAAAAACTCCATGAAAAATATGGACACATACAGGAGGTCATTATTCAGAATTTCACCCCAAAACCCGAGACACCCATGAGTAATTACCCCTCACCATCACTATCAACCATCTCAGAGACTGTCTCTTATGCACGGGAGATACTTCCTGATGATGTTACGATACAGGTTCCTCCCAATTTAACAGACCCTTATCTTCTAATAAAAAACGGTGCCAGTGATTTGGGCGGTATATCCCCTACAACCATCGACTGGATAAACCCAGAATCTGAATGGCCCGATATAGTAGAACTTGAAAACATAATACCCGATATTCCATTAAAGGAACGTCTTCCCATACATCCAAAATATATACAAAAAGGCTGGTACAGTGACCGGTTGAACAAAATTATAGACAATCTTGCCGATGAGAATGGTTATCGTAAAACTTAA
- a CDS encoding NADH-quinone oxidoreductase subunit J, with translation MVAILDYLTSFTFDDLTTIARFGAFALLSLIIILFSLLTIVSRDVVRAAISLIVSLFSVAGLYILLNAQFLGVVQVLVYVGAVGVLILFGVMLTKTESGRGPYVR, from the coding sequence ATGGTAGCAATTTTAGATTATTTAACGTCTTTTACTTTCGATGACCTGACTACCATTGCAAGGTTTGGAGCATTCGCTTTGCTTTCCCTAATTATTATACTATTTTCACTACTGACGATAGTATCAAGGGATGTAGTCAGAGCTGCAATTTCACTTATTGTTTCATTGTTTAGTGTAGCTGGATTATATATCCTGCTTAATGCCCAGTTCCTTGGTGTAGTCCAGGTGCTTGTGTATGTAGGAGCAGTAGGTGTATTGATATTATTTGGTGTTATGTTGACAAAAACAGAATCAGGAAGGGGTCCATATGTTAGGTAA
- the fpoA gene encoding F420H2 dehydrogenase subunit FpoA, protein MPEIIDTSSIINSYVPVAIFLIVGVVMPPITMLIVKLLSPRSKSKQKFTTYESGSDPTGDARIQFNVEYYIYAIAFVLFDVEILFLYPWATVYRGHGITSIATTAILAFIVIMVIGFIYEWKKGALQWSTK, encoded by the coding sequence ATGCCAGAGATAATAGACACCAGTAGCATAATCAACAGTTACGTCCCAGTTGCAATCTTTCTGATTGTAGGTGTTGTAATGCCACCGATAACAATGCTTATTGTTAAACTTCTGAGTCCCAGAAGTAAATCAAAACAAAAGTTTACAACCTATGAATCAGGATCAGATCCAACTGGTGATGCAAGAATACAATTCAATGTTGAATACTATATTTATGCAATTGCGTTCGTTCTTTTTGATGTAGAAATACTGTTTTTATACCCATGGGCTACGGTTTATAGGGGTCATGGAATAACATCAATAGCAACAACAGCAATTTTGGCATTCATAGTAATCATGGTTATTGGATTTATTTATGAATGGAAGAAGGGGGCCCTACAATGGTCAACGAAATGA
- the fpoK gene encoding F420H2 dehydrogenase subunit FpoK, which yields MILPAIPLPFYLILSAVVFSIGLLGVMTKQNGVRLLMCVELMLNSANINLVAFSSYNNDITGQVFVLFTIALAAAEAAIGFGIFMAVYRMKNRIDLNDFNILRW from the coding sequence ATGATATTGCCAGCAATTCCGTTGCCATTCTACCTAATCCTTTCAGCGGTAGTGTTTTCTATCGGTCTGTTGGGTGTAATGACCAAACAAAACGGTGTACGCCTTTTGATGTGTGTGGAACTCATGCTCAATTCGGCGAACATCAATCTTGTAGCGTTTTCCAGTTATAACAATGATATTACAGGACAGGTATTTGTACTGTTTACTATAGCACTGGCAGCAGCTGAAGCAGCGATAGGATTTGGAATATTTATGGCTGTTTATAGAATGAAAAACCGGATAGATCTTAATGACTTTAATATATTGAGGTGGTAA
- the fpoB gene encoding F(420)H(2) dehydrogenase subunit B, with amino-acid sequence MVNEMNTNTNNDAGKPSGELEIPGVITTNSNAISEFLKKTKVQDIINWGRKNSLWFMTQPMGCCGVEMIATGCAHYDTDRFGIIPRNSPRQADVMIISGYVTKKYFPALKKVYEQMPSPKWVIAMGDCAISGGPFYESYSTVQNIDEIFPIDVYIPGCPPRPEALIQGFVELQKKITAKKDNAAMYGEA; translated from the coding sequence ATGGTCAACGAAATGAATACCAACACAAATAATGATGCTGGAAAACCTTCGGGTGAACTTGAAATACCCGGAGTAATAACAACTAACAGTAATGCAATCAGCGAATTCCTGAAAAAAACAAAAGTTCAGGATATTATTAATTGGGGACGTAAAAATTCACTTTGGTTTATGACCCAGCCAATGGGTTGTTGTGGTGTGGAAATGATTGCCACAGGATGTGCACACTACGACACTGATAGGTTTGGGATAATACCCCGAAACTCTCCAAGACAAGCTGATGTTATGATTATCAGTGGTTATGTGACTAAGAAGTATTTCCCCGCTCTCAAAAAAGTATACGAACAGATGCCATCACCCAAATGGGTAATTGCAATGGGTGATTGTGCAATTAGCGGTGGTCCTTTTTATGAATCCTACAGCACTGTACAAAACATCGATGAAATATTCCCTATCGATGTCTATATACCGGGTTGCCCACCCAGACCAGAAGCATTAATACAGGGTTTTGTAGAGTTGCAGAAAAAAATCACTGCTAAGAAAGATAACGCCGCAATGTACGGGGAGGCTTAA
- a CDS encoding DUF22 domain-containing protein has translation MSTQVIQVVSRKNGELNSTKVKASSYEFTMATRAKWEMIIANEDMSIRSGEFKKIDVKDINVEPDMVAMPCIFSQHAVASVLKIGAKEGNVPVDKERVIDSAYVIGQETGHIREGDLLGVLNLFPIMFTREATKPEKVD, from the coding sequence ATGTCAACACAGGTTATACAGGTTGTATCTCGTAAAAATGGTGAACTAAATTCCACCAAAGTGAAAGCATCATCATATGAATTCACAATGGCTACCCGTGCAAAATGGGAAATGATAATAGCAAATGAAGATATGAGTATAAGATCGGGGGAATTTAAAAAAATCGATGTAAAGGATATTAATGTAGAACCTGATATGGTAGCAATGCCGTGTATTTTTTCACAGCATGCAGTAGCTTCCGTTCTAAAAATTGGTGCAAAAGAGGGGAATGTACCAGTAGATAAAGAACGGGTTATTGATAGTGCCTATGTAATCGGACAGGAAACGGGACATATAAGAGAAGGAGACCTTTTGGGGGTATTGAATCTGTTTCCGATAATGTTTACACGCGAGGCTACAAAACCGGAAAAAGTTGATTAA